The following is a genomic window from Manihot esculenta cultivar AM560-2 chromosome 9, M.esculenta_v8, whole genome shotgun sequence.
taccCACCAAAACAAGTTTGAATATGTTAACTTCATGAaagtttgaaggttttaagttaaCTTACTTCTAATCAAACAAAGTCTTAATCCTAGTCTTAATGCACATATAGGATTTAACAGGAATATAGTTTTCCTCACATAgcttcctttttttcttttttccttttttttttccgtttATCTTCCTGTCTTCCATAAAAGCACTTCTAGGTCTGGTAATTCTTTCATTTTAATGTATGACCCTTACTACAATATCTACAATATCGTGTGGATTTGTAGTCCTTACTCCATTTTCACTTGGCAATTGAAATTTTGTTTGCCTTGTCATGCAATAGAACCCATTAAAAAgggaggaaagaaaaaaaaaagaagaaccaATTTCTACTTTAAAACCAGACGAACAATAAAACAGGAATGAttttatggaaaaaaaaaaaaaaagaagaagaaaaggtaACAGGCTGCAAATCATACTTCAAGCCGAAAAATAAACATCTGGACCCCACTAAAATTCTGAAACCACCATCTTTGCACAGCTAGATCTACAGTGTTTTGTTATCAACTAATAATCCATTGACAAGATTCTGGTGCAATATTTTCTGATCAATTAACCTTGTGCACAACAGAGAATATGGGACGAGCTTTTAACTGAGATTTGGTTTGTGAATATCTGATTCTGTCTGCAAGTCTTCTTGCGACTTATGTATCATCTCAGATGGTTCAGGAGGCCCCCTAGCAATAGGCAATTCCCCACGAAATCCAGTCCTGGGCTTTGCAACCTCCACAAATATAACTCTTCcattcagcgtctgccagacaTAACTTGTTATTTCTGAACTTTTTGTGTTAAATATGGCCAAATTATAACAAGAGGAGAAGTCTTATATACCTTTCCATTCATCTCGCCTAGAGCTGTGTATGCTTCATCTTCAGATGCAAAGGTGACAAATCCAAAACCTTTTGATTTGTCAGAGACTCTGTCACTTACAATTTTAGCTGgggaaaaaacaaaaagaaaaaaatctggTTCATAAAATGTTTACATAGCAAGTTAGTTCATTAATATTGCAGCAATCTCAGGGTACCTTCAACAACTTGACCATATTGCGAAAAAGCTTCAGACAAACCATTCTCTGTGGTGTAAAATGACAATCCTGCAACAAACCAAGTTTTTATGACTTAGAAATTCAAGGTGATATCAAATATATATGACCATAAAAGTTGCttaaaataaacatattttGAGTAAACATTAAGATTTTGATCTGGGAAACATCTTAAATGATTAACAGATTCACTGGCAAAAAAGTTAAAAGAACAATCTACCCCGTAAAGTTATAGGAAATCCCAGGCGACAAGAGAATTGAGATCTAGCACTCCCCCTTCACTCACCCACCGCTGGGGGATACAAGTTCTAAATGCAGCAGGAAACCAATACACTCACAAAAGCAATGCTCAAACAACCACCAGATATTGTTTTGTTCAAGTTGATACCGGAATAAACCAATACAACTTGCATCAATGACATTCTATGCATTAGCCTTTCGATAAAACCTATATCACAATTACAAAACATTCAAGAAGATCCCCATGAAGCTATTTCAACATGCCCGCTTAAGCCATGAATAGACCCCATTCCACTCATAAGTACGCTGGACTAGCAGATATGACGTTGGAGCATTTGGTGGCCAGGATATTAGTCTCATTACACTCGCAAATTGCTTCTTGCAAGCCACCCAAAAGGAAAGGTCAATAGTTCACAGCAGCTACTTGCAAATCCACCATATACAAATTGTGAATATTGTTATTTTATGTAGTTTGACTTTGGATACATTTTTCATGGATCAAATTGTGATCCAATTAGAAAAGTGCCACACTACAACCTAAAAGAATATATTGTAGTGAAGGGCTTGGGGTTAGGGTTTGAGAATTTTGGAAACACACTTAGGATTTGAGAGTCTTGAGAGATCGCGTCTTGCCCTTTTTTCATTATAGTCGAATTTTTATCAATGTAtcttgtgtat
Proteins encoded in this region:
- the LOC110622304 gene encoding small RNA-binding protein 11, chloroplastic, which encodes MAALRRIAGKSSIISTSLLPPALLVCCRSIATKLFVGGLSFYTTENGLSEAFSQYGQVVEAKIVSDRVSDKSKGFGFVTFASEDEAYTALGEMNGKTLNGRVIFVEVAKPRTGFRGELPIARGPPEPSEMIHKSQEDLQTESDIHKPNLS